The DNA region CTTGATTAAAATAGTAAAAAAATAAATTTTTGTGAAATAATGTTACTAAAAGTAAAATATGCTAAAATTAACAGCAAAAAAAGGAGTATTTTGAGCTTACATCAACCCACTTTAAGAGTATTAAAAATTTTAGAACTTCTTGCTAACTCACAAGAAAGACTTACTTTAAGCACCATAGCCAAAAAGCTAAACATTCCCACAAGCACCATTTATCCTATTTTACAAACCCTACAAGAAAAACAATATGTCCAGTGTGATTTAAAGCATAAAACTTATCATTTAGACTTTCAAATTCTTGCTTTATCAAATCACATCAAAAGCGAAAATAAAGTCCTTGAACTGATTAAAAAGCATATGAAAACCATAAGAGATTTAACGCAACAAACCTGTCAAATGGGAATTTTAAAAGAAGGCAATGTGCTGTATTTGGAAAAAATAGACGCTAATAATCAAGTCCAACTCAAATCCTTCATAGGCACTTCTTACCCAGCTTATGCGACCTCTTTAGGCAAGGCTTTACTAGCAAATAAAAATAAAAATGAATTAAAAAAACTTTACCCACAAGCTTTTCAAAAAATCACAACAAAAACACTCAATAACATCGAGGAATTATATCAAGAATTAAAAAGCATCAAAAAAAATAAAATCGCCTTAGAAAGTGGCGAAATGAATCCGCAAATTGAATGTATGGCTATAGGGATAGAGCATAAAGGCAAGATTATAGCCGCCATTAGCATTTCATATTTGCTTTATTATTCTAATGAAAAATTTAGAGAAACAAATAAAAAAATTTTACAAGAAGAAAAAAATAAGATAGAAAAAGAGCTTAGCTTTAGTTTTCCGGATTTAGATGCTATTTATTAAAATAGCCCAAAAAAGGGCTATTATTCTTGTTCTTTAAGTTTTAAATTTTGCTCACCATAAAGTCCCGTTCCAACAGGGATAATACGACCCAAAATGACATTTTCCTTCAAGTCCTCTAAATAGTCAAATTTACCCGCTATACTTGCTTCTGTTAGCACCTTAGTCGTTTCTTGGAAAGAGGCTGCTGAGATGACACTATCACTTCCTATGGCTGCCCTAGTTACCCCTAAAAGCACAGGCTCTGCTATGGCTGGTTCGCCGCCCATTTTGACGATTTTTTCATTTTCCTCACGGAATTTACGGCGTGAGACTAAATCTCCCTCGATAAATTTAGTATGTCCGCTATCGACCACCCTAACCTGCCTTAACATTTGAGAAACGATAACTTCAATATGTTTATCAGAGATCACAACACCCTGTCCGCGATACACTTGCTGAATTTCGCTTATAAGATAATAATGCAAAGCTTTTTCGCCTAAGATTTTAAGCACATCGTGGCTTGAGATTAAGCCGTCTGTAAGCTTTTCGCCTGCGTGGATAAATTCGCCATCTCTTACTTGGATATGCTTGGATTTATCAATAAGATATTCAGCACTTGAGCCGTCTTCAGCCTCGATGATAATTCTTTCTTTTGAGCGTAAAGGTTTGTCAAAACGCACTACGCCATCAATCTCCGCTATCACGGCGGCATTTTTAGGCTTTCTCGCTTCAAAAAGCTCACTAACACGCGGCAAACCACCCGTAATGTCTTTTGACTTTGCTACTGCTTTAGGAGTTTTGGCTAAAATGTCCGCTTGTGAAACCTTATCGCCATCGTGGATAAATATAACCGTCTTTGGCTCAAGCTGATAACGCACAACCTTATCATCTTTTCCAGCTATGAGTAGGGTAGGACGCACTCCACTTGGCAAATATTCATTAATCACCAAAGAACGCTTACCAGTCGCCTCATCAAGCTGCTCATCTGCACTATAACCAGCCTCAATGTCCTCAAAACTTACCACGCCGTCAATCTCCGCTATAATAGCATTATTATACGCATCCCACTCGGCTATGACGCTTTTATCTTTTTTCGCCGCACTTGCAATAATGGCATTAACATCATTTATCACCGCACTATCATCAAATTCTATTTTAGACTCTCTAGGGATATAATGCCTTTTTGCCTCTCTGTCATTTTCATCGGCAATCACAACAAAAAAGCCTTTTTCTTTGACTATATCGCCCTTTTTAACCTTACGCACTCTATCAAGCCCATCGCCTTTAAGGATGTAAAATTTCAAAGTTCCTGTCTCGCCAGCCTTAATGTCCTGCACGACAGGGTCGCCGTCATTGACTAGAATTTCACTCGCATAAGGGATACGATTAGGCACATTCCACCCCTCCTTAATCGCCTCGACTATACTTTCATTTTCATTAACCAAAGCACCATTTTGATATGGTAAATAAAGCTTTCCGTCTATATTTCCACTCACACCAGCTAACTCGTTTGGCTTGGCAAGATCATATTTTCTTAAAATAAATTTAGCTTCTTTTTTCTTATCCTTAATAGAAACAATCACATCTTCGTGAATGCTTTCTATGCTGATAGTTCCCTTAAATGGAGCTTTAATTTTAGGCTCTACAAGCAAAATCGCCGCATTTCTACGATTTGCGACTATATTTTTACCCTCTTTATTTTTGTATGTTTTAAGATTATAAAATCTTATAAAGCCCTCTTTTTGTGCGCTCACTTGTCTATCTTGTAAATCCGTGCTAGCCGTTCCACCGCTGTGGAAGGTTCTAAGCGTAAGCTGAGTCCCCGGCTCACCAATAGATTGTGCCGAGATAATGCCCACAGCCTCGCCCGGCTTGACAAGCTTACCTTCACCCAAATTCACACCATAGCATTTCGCACAAATACCCTTTTTAGCCTTACAAGTGATAGGAGTGCGGATATTTACACTCTTAATTCCACTTTCAGTAAGCACTCTAGCCTTCTCTTCGTCAATCAAAGCTCCCTCAGCAAAAAGAACAAAATTTGTAATAGGGTCAATCACATCTTCAGCTAAAACCCTACCCAAAATACGCTCTTCTAAAGTTTCTACTATGGAGCTATCAGCGGTGATTTCGTTAATCTCAATGCCCTCATGAGTGCCACAATCATAAGTTGTAATTTTAACATTTTGTGCCACATCGATAAGTTTTCTTGTCAAATACCCTGCATTTGCTGTTTTAAGAGCGGTATCGGCAAGTCCCTTTCTCGCACCGTGAGTTGAGATAAAATACTCAAGCACATTAAGTCCTTCACGGAAATTTGAAATAATAGGCGTTTCAATAATGCTACCATCAGGCTTAGTCATCAAGCCTCTCATAGCGGCAAGCTGTGAAATTTGTGCTGCACTACCTCTTGCACCACTATCTGCCATCATATAAATAGAATTAAAACCCTCTTTGTCCTTTTGCACAAGCTCCATCATCTCTTTTGACAAAATATTATTCGTGCTTTTCCAAATATCTATGATTTTATTATATCTTTCGCCTGAAGTGATTAAGCCTAGGTTATAAGAATTTTGAATTTCTCTTACTTGCTTTTTAGCTGCATCAATCGCCTTTTGTTTTTCATTTGGCACGATAATATCAGCTATGGAGATAGAAACGCCTGCCTTAGTCGCATATTCAAAACCTAAATTTTTAAGCTTATCCAAAAAGTTTGCAGTGATCTTTAAGCCACCTTGCTTATAAACATAATCCACCAAAGCGGCAATGTCTTTTTTCTTTAGCACCTTATTCCACATATTTTCAGGGACAAAATCAGGCAAAATAGACTTAATAATCAAACGCCCAGCCGTAGTCGCACATTTACGCCCATCGATAATGGTTTGGATATTTGCATGAATATCAAGGCAATTTGACTCCATCGCCATTACAACCTCATCAATGCCTGTGCAAATTTTATGCGCTCCTTTTGCACCCACTTTTTCTAAAGAAAGATAATAAATTCCTAAAACCATATCTTGAGAAGGCACGGTTACGGATTTTCCGCTCGCTGGTAAGAGGATATTCATAGAAGAAAGCATTAAGACCTTACATTCAGCAATAGCTTCTTGAGAAAGTGGCACATGCACAGCCATTTGATCGCCGTCAAAGTCCGCATTAAACGCCGCACACACTAAGGGGTGTAGCTGAATAGCCTTACCCTCGACTAAAACAGGGTGAAAAGCTTGGATAGAAAGCTTATGTAAAGTTGGGGCACGGTTAAGCATTACAGGGTGTCCTTCAACAACCTCTTCAAGGCACTCCCAAACTTCATTTGTTTTATTTTCTATCATTTTTTTAGCTTGTTTAACCGTAGTAGCATAACCCTTTTCTTCAAGCTTGGCTAAAAGGTGTGGTTTAAAAAGCTCTAAAGCCATTTTTTTAGGCAAACCGCACTGGTCCATTCTAAGCTTAGGTCCTACAACGATAACACTACGACCAGAGAAATCCACCCTTTTACCTAGCAAATTCTGTCTAAAACGCCCTTGCTTACCCTTAATAATCTCACTCAAAGACTTAAGCGGTCTTTTGTTTGCTCCCTTGACGGCATTTGCACGGCGACCATTATCAAATAAAGCATCTACGGCTTCTTGTAACATTCTTTTTTCATTTCTAATGATAATTTCAGGCGCGTCAAGCTCGATGAGTTTTTTAAGCCTTGTGTTTCTATTAATCACGCGACGATACAAGTCATTAACATCACTAACCGCAAATTTACCTCCATCTAAAGCAACAAGAGGGCGTAAATCAGGTGGCAAAACGGGTAAATTTGTAATCATCATCCACTCAGGGCGATTTGGCACTGCGTCTTCGCTGTCAATATTTGCATTAAGATTAGAATTTAAGAAATTTTCTACCACTTTCAAACGCTTAATGATAGTCTTTTTCTTCGCTTCGGAATTTGTCGCTTGCATTTGCTCTTTGAGTTGATTTAATAAAGCAACTAAATCTAAATTTGCAAGCAAATCACGCACGACCTCTCCGCCCATTCTAGCTTTAAAATCGGTATTTTCATAGCGTTGCATTAAGCTTTGATACTGCTCTTCATTTAAAACATCACAAAATTCGACTTTTTTGGAATTTTCATTATCATAATAAGCCTCGCCCGGATTCTCTACAATGTAAGCTTCATAATATAACACACGCTCCAAATCCTTCATCTTAACACCAAGCAAAGTTCCTATACGACTTGGCAAAGAATTGACATACCAAATATGTGCCACAGGTGTTACAAGCTCTATATGTCCCATTCTGGAGCGGCGAACCTTAGAATTTGCGACTTCAACGCCACATTTTTCGCATTTTACGCCCTTAAAACGCATTTTTTTATATTTACCACAAAGACACTCATAATCTCTAATCGGTCCAAAAATTTTCGCACAAAAAAGCCCATCTCTTTCAGGTTTTAAGGTGCGGTAATTAATCGTTTCAGGTTTTTTAACCTCGCCATAAGACCAAGATTTAATTCTTTCAGGACTAGCTAGTCTTAATTGAAAAGCTTCAAAGTCTCTTGGTCGATTTTCTTCTTTAATTTCTATTACTTTAAATTTACTCATTTTCCTCGTCCTTATCAAAAATCTCAACATCTAAGGCTAAAGACTTTAGCTCATTTGTTAAAACAAAAAAGGTTTCAGGTATGCCTGTGGCTGGGACATTTTCGCCCTTAGTTAAAGCCTTATAGGCACTAAAACGACCTTCAACATCGTCAGATTTTATAGTAAGCATTTCACGCAAAGTATGTGCCGCTCCGTAAGCTTCCAAAGCCCAAACTTCCATTTCTCCAAATCTTTGTCCTCCAAAGAGGGCTTTACCGCCAACTGGTTGTTGTGTGACTAAAGAGTAAGGTCCTGTGCTTCTTGCATGCACTTTTTCATCAACTAAATGGTGTAATTTTAGCATATACATACATCCTACATGCACACGCTCTGCGATCTTTTCTCCCGTGCGTCCATCATAAAGCTCTGTTTTGCCGTCCATATCAACCTTTGCCATTTTGAAAAGCTCGGCAAATTCCTCTATATTAACCCCTTCAAAAACAGGAGTTGCAAATTTCACACCTTTACTCCAATCTCTTGCATAATTTAAAAGCTCTTCATCGCTTAAGCTCTCCACAAAGGCTTTTTCGTTTGCAAGGCGTGGGATAGAGCAAATTTCAAGCATTTTTTTGCGTAAGCTTTTAATGAAATCTTTTTGCTTTTTGTCAAAAAGTTCTTGAATTTGTTCGCCCAATTTCAAGCCTACAAGCCCTAAATGGCTTTCTAAAATTTGCCCTATATTCATACGACTAGGCACACCGAGTGGATTTAAGGCTATATCAACGCTCTTTCCATTTGGAAGATAAGGCATATCCACCTCAGGCACTATGGTCGAAACTATGCCCTTATTTCCGTGTCTTCCTGCCATTTTATCGCCGACCTTAAGCTTTCTTTTTGTCGCAATATAAATTTTTACAAGCTTAACAACTCCACTTGGTAAAATGTCATCTTTTTCTAAAATTTCAAGCTTTTCATCGTGTTCGGCTTTAAATTTTTTCTTTTCATTTTGGAAATGATTTTTCAGATCTTCATATTGTTTTTGCACTTCTTTAGAATAAGCTTTAATGAGGCTTGTTAAAATAAAACGATTAACCTTTTCTAAATCTTCCTTAGAAACTTTTTGTCCCTTTTTATAGGTCTTTGAGCCTACTTTTTGTTCGCTATTTAAAGGGGCTTTAGCTAAAAGCGCATAGACTCTTAACATTTCCTCTCTATCCATCATTAAAAGTCTGTCGTGATATTCTTTTTCTAAGACTATTTTTTCTTTATCGTAAGATTTTAAAGCCCTATCATCTTTTTCATAGCCTTTCTTAGTGAAAATTTTCACATCAACCACAACACCCTCTAAAGAAGCGGTAGCGTATAAGGACTTATTGACAACATGTCCTGCTTTTTCGCCAAAAATAGCCCTCAAAAGCCTTTCTTCTGGGGTAGGCTTGACCTCTCCTTTTGGAGAAACTTTACCAACTAAAATCATACCTGGCTTAATGTGTGTGCCTATTTTTGCGATTCCGCTTTCATCGAGGTGTGCCACATCATCTTCTTTGACATTTGGAATATCTTTAGTAATTTCCTCAACGCCGTCCTTTAATTCTCTTGCTTCAATTTCTTTTTCATAAATATGCACACTTGTGAAAGTATCCTCACGGATAATTCTCTCACTCACAACGATAGCATCTTCATAATTGTAACCATTCCAAGGCATAAAGGCGATGAGAGCATTTTTACCTATGGCTAACTCACCTTGATCCATACTAGGACCATCGGCTATAATTTGTCCAGCCTTAACAACATCGCCCTTTTTAACGATAGGATGTTGGACATAATTTGTATTTTGATTTGTTCTTAAATTCTTTTCTAAGCTATAATGGTCGATAAAAGGACCCTTTTCATCTTCACCTAAAATAAATATGCTTTTATTATCGACTTTTTCTATCACTCCACCTCGTCTAGCTTTAACAGCCTCCCACGCATCGCGAGCTATAATTCTCTCCATACCTGTACCGACAATAGGCGCAGAAGAAGTTAAAAGTGGCACGGCTTGGCGTTGCATATTTGAACCCATTAAGGCTCTGTTAGCATCATCATGTTCTAAAAATGGTATCAAAGACGCTGCCACGCCCACAACCATACCCGAACAAAGGTCGATGAGTTGGACTTCCTCTCTTCTTGCAAGAATCGTTTCGCCATCTTGCCTTGCCTCTACAAATTCCTCGATAATATTACCCTTAGCATCGATTTTTGTCGAAGCTGGAGCGATGAAAAGCCCCTCTTCTTGAGTAGCAGTAAGATAAACGACCTCATCACTCACTTTACCATTTTCCACCTTTCTATAAGGTGCTTCGACAAAGCCAAGCTCATTAACCTTAGCATAGGTAGAAAGGGTATTAATAAGACCGATATTTTGACCTTCTGGAGTTTCAACAGGACAAATTCTGCCATAATGAGTCGCATGCACATCACGCACCTCAAAACCTGCCCTTTCTTTCACTAAACCACCCTCGCCTAATGCAGATAAACGGCGTTTGTGAGTTACCTCACTTAAAGGGTTTGTTTGGTCCATAAATTGC from Campylobacter upsaliensis includes:
- the rpoB gene encoding DNA-directed RNA polymerase subunit beta, with the protein product MLNNKLGNRFRVDFSNISKQIEIPNLLQLQKASFDYFLNLSDTKSESGIEKVFKSIFPIHDPQNRLSLEYVSSEIGKPKYTIRECMERGLTYSVNLKMKIRLTLHEKDEKTGEKVGIKDIKEQEIFIREIPLMTDRVSFIINGVERVVVNQLHRSPGVIFKEEESSTVANKLVYTAQIIPDRGSWLYFEYDAKDVLYVRINKRRKVPITMLFRALGYKKQDIIKLFYPIQTIHVKKDKFLTEFNPNDFVDRVEYDIKDEKGKIVHPAGKRLTKKKIEQLIKDGLKWVEYPLEVLINRYLASPIVDKQSGEVLFDSLTLIDEGKLAKIKEQKSFNIANDLANGVDAAIINSFIQDNETLKLLKQSENLEDENDLAAIRIYKVMRPGEPVVKDAAKAFVNDLFFNPERYDLTKVGRMKMNHKLALDVPEYTTVLTNEDIIKTAKYLIKVKNGKGYIDDRDHLGNRRIRSIGELLANELHLGLTKMQKAIRDKFSSLNADLDKVMPYDLINPKMITTTILEFFTGGQLSQFMDQTNPLSEVTHKRRLSALGEGGLVKERAGFEVRDVHATHYGRICPVETPEGQNIGLINTLSTYAKVNELGFVEAPYRKVENGKVSDEVVYLTATQEEGLFIAPASTKIDAKGNIIEEFVEARQDGETILARREEVQLIDLCSGMVVGVAASLIPFLEHDDANRALMGSNMQRQAVPLLTSSAPIVGTGMERIIARDAWEAVKARRGGVIEKVDNKSIFILGEDEKGPFIDHYSLEKNLRTNQNTNYVQHPIVKKGDVVKAGQIIADGPSMDQGELAIGKNALIAFMPWNGYNYEDAIVVSERIIREDTFTSVHIYEKEIEARELKDGVEEITKDIPNVKEDDVAHLDESGIAKIGTHIKPGMILVGKVSPKGEVKPTPEERLLRAIFGEKAGHVVNKSLYATASLEGVVVDVKIFTKKGYEKDDRALKSYDKEKIVLEKEYHDRLLMMDREEMLRVYALLAKAPLNSEQKVGSKTYKKGQKVSKEDLEKVNRFILTSLIKAYSKEVQKQYEDLKNHFQNEKKKFKAEHDEKLEILEKDDILPSGVVKLVKIYIATKRKLKVGDKMAGRHGNKGIVSTIVPEVDMPYLPNGKSVDIALNPLGVPSRMNIGQILESHLGLVGLKLGEQIQELFDKKQKDFIKSLRKKMLEICSIPRLANEKAFVESLSDEELLNYARDWSKGVKFATPVFEGVNIEEFAELFKMAKVDMDGKTELYDGRTGEKIAERVHVGCMYMLKLHHLVDEKVHARSTGPYSLVTQQPVGGKALFGGQRFGEMEVWALEAYGAAHTLREMLTIKSDDVEGRFSAYKALTKGENVPATGIPETFFVLTNELKSLALDVEIFDKDEENE
- a CDS encoding IclR family transcriptional regulator; translation: MSLHQPTLRVLKILELLANSQERLTLSTIAKKLNIPTSTIYPILQTLQEKQYVQCDLKHKTYHLDFQILALSNHIKSENKVLELIKKHMKTIRDLTQQTCQMGILKEGNVLYLEKIDANNQVQLKSFIGTSYPAYATSLGKALLANKNKNELKKLYPQAFQKITTKTLNNIEELYQELKSIKKNKIALESGEMNPQIECMAIGIEHKGKIIAAISISYLLYYSNEKFRETNKKILQEEKNKIEKELSFSFPDLDAIY
- the rpoC gene encoding DNA-directed RNA polymerase subunit beta', giving the protein MSKFKVIEIKEENRPRDFEAFQLRLASPERIKSWSYGEVKKPETINYRTLKPERDGLFCAKIFGPIRDYECLCGKYKKMRFKGVKCEKCGVEVANSKVRRSRMGHIELVTPVAHIWYVNSLPSRIGTLLGVKMKDLERVLYYEAYIVENPGEAYYDNENSKKVEFCDVLNEEQYQSLMQRYENTDFKARMGGEVVRDLLANLDLVALLNQLKEQMQATNSEAKKKTIIKRLKVVENFLNSNLNANIDSEDAVPNRPEWMMITNLPVLPPDLRPLVALDGGKFAVSDVNDLYRRVINRNTRLKKLIELDAPEIIIRNEKRMLQEAVDALFDNGRRANAVKGANKRPLKSLSEIIKGKQGRFRQNLLGKRVDFSGRSVIVVGPKLRMDQCGLPKKMALELFKPHLLAKLEEKGYATTVKQAKKMIENKTNEVWECLEEVVEGHPVMLNRAPTLHKLSIQAFHPVLVEGKAIQLHPLVCAAFNADFDGDQMAVHVPLSQEAIAECKVLMLSSMNILLPASGKSVTVPSQDMVLGIYYLSLEKVGAKGAHKICTGIDEVVMAMESNCLDIHANIQTIIDGRKCATTAGRLIIKSILPDFVPENMWNKVLKKKDIAALVDYVYKQGGLKITANFLDKLKNLGFEYATKAGVSISIADIIVPNEKQKAIDAAKKQVREIQNSYNLGLITSGERYNKIIDIWKSTNNILSKEMMELVQKDKEGFNSIYMMADSGARGSAAQISQLAAMRGLMTKPDGSIIETPIISNFREGLNVLEYFISTHGARKGLADTALKTANAGYLTRKLIDVAQNVKITTYDCGTHEGIEINEITADSSIVETLEERILGRVLAEDVIDPITNFVLFAEGALIDEEKARVLTESGIKSVNIRTPITCKAKKGICAKCYGVNLGEGKLVKPGEAVGIISAQSIGEPGTQLTLRTFHSGGTASTDLQDRQVSAQKEGFIRFYNLKTYKNKEGKNIVANRRNAAILLVEPKIKAPFKGTISIESIHEDVIVSIKDKKKEAKFILRKYDLAKPNELAGVSGNIDGKLYLPYQNGALVNENESIVEAIKEGWNVPNRIPYASEILVNDGDPVVQDIKAGETGTLKFYILKGDGLDRVRKVKKGDIVKEKGFFVVIADENDREAKRHYIPRESKIEFDDSAVINDVNAIIASAAKKDKSVIAEWDAYNNAIIAEIDGVVSFEDIEAGYSADEQLDEATGKRSLVINEYLPSGVRPTLLIAGKDDKVVRYQLEPKTVIFIHDGDKVSQADILAKTPKAVAKSKDITGGLPRVSELFEARKPKNAAVIAEIDGVVRFDKPLRSKERIIIEAEDGSSAEYLIDKSKHIQVRDGEFIHAGEKLTDGLISSHDVLKILGEKALHYYLISEIQQVYRGQGVVISDKHIEVIVSQMLRQVRVVDSGHTKFIEGDLVSRRKFREENEKIVKMGGEPAIAEPVLLGVTRAAIGSDSVISAASFQETTKVLTEASIAGKFDYLEDLKENVILGRIIPVGTGLYGEQNLKLKEQE